The stretch of DNA GCCGGCCCGTTCGGGGTCCGGAACCATCTCGTAGACCGCGGCGGGGCAGAAATTTTCGCACGGGTTTCCGAATTCTTCAGCGCAGGTCGTGCTGCACAGATCGGTATCTGCCACCACCAGATGGGAGGGTTGGTCGGCTTCGTGTTGGGTT from Myxococcales bacterium encodes:
- a CDS encoding 4Fe-4S dicluster domain-containing protein, which translates into the protein TQHEADQPSHLVVADTDLCSTTCAEEFGNPCENFCPAAVYEMVPDPERAGSKKLFIHHENCVHCKTCDIADPYQVITWTTPEGGEGPDYERM